CATAGTTACATAGAGTTTATCATcagcaaaatatatatatatatatatatataaaggcaCTACTGTGAAGAGCTGGCCGGCTTAGGACCTTCACAAATTTCTCGAGTCACTAAAAAGTTAAAATGTGTTGCATCAAACTGATCAAAGAATGCGGTGTTGTCATGAAACTTTCTGGCTTCCTTTCCTCAACTAGCTGCTGTCCACCATGTCATGGATGGCACAGCTGACACTTCCATCTTCGGACCTAACCGCAACTTTCATCCCCAGAGTCTCTCAAGCTAATCTCAGCCTAGCTCAAGACACCAGCTCTGGCATCAACGTCTCGCACATCCATCAGACCGTGTTTTGTCTTCtgtttttccaactttatGTAAAGAGCAACTTCAGTGTGAAGTTTGTCATCTAGCCAAGTCATCTAGGCTACCTTTTAGTTCATCTAATTACAGGGCTACTAAACCATTCGAAATTGTTCACTCTGACATTTGGGGACCTACTCCTCTTGTTTCATTCGATGgttataaatatttttgtgatttttgttgATGACTTCTCTCAAGTAACTTGATTATACTTGTTAAAACTCAAAAGTGATCTCATGTCCGCCTTCAAAGATTTTTATAACCTTGTTACAACCATGTCTTCATCTAAACTTCAAATCCTCAGATCAGACAATGGCTCTGAATATATGTCCAAAATCATGTCACAATTTTTAAGTACAAATGGAATCATACACCAGACAAGCTGTGTAGGAACGCCACAGCAGAATAGTATTGCTGAACGTAATCGTGATCttcttgaaaaaataaaatcaatcaTGTTTCAAATGAATGTTCCAAAGGGATTGATCGCAAGGGGTCCAGACAGCTGCATATCTCATTAACAGACTGCCAAGTAGGATTTTGACTTTTAAATCTCCATATGAAGTTCTCAAAGGCAGAAAAATCGATATCTCTCATCTCATAATATTTGGATGCATATGCTATGTTCATGTTCAATCTATTCACATGGATAAACATGATCCAAAAGCTGTTAaatgtatctttcttggttacTCTTCAACTCATAAGGGTTACAAAGTCTACAACCCTCACACCAAGAAACGGGTAGTCTCAAGAGATGTCAGATTCATTTAAAATATTCCATTTTACAGTGCACCAATTCCATCTCCTCAGGGGGAGTACTTCCTTGATTTTATTTCATTACCATCCATCTTAGTTGGTCCATACAGGTGCAGCTGACACTGAACAAGATAAACATGATGAAAgtaattctggaaatttttcTGATGGCTCAGAAAATCTGGACGATGTTGCAACTGAATTTGAAAATGCATTTTCAACTCCTGAAAGTCCACATGAGACTGCTGATGATGGTGTTATTCACTCTGAAGaagttgttgatgatgatgatcaagCCAGTCCCACTAAGAGAAGATATCTTGGTCGGATTAGGCAACCTTCACTTAAACTGCAAGATTATAAAGTTTATTCCTCCAAATTAAATATCTAGTAGAGAATTTTGTATGTTACAACAAAGTCTTTGTTTCTCATGGAGCATTTCTCTTAGCCATTTCAAGTTCTACTAAACCAAAAAATTACCAAGAAGCAAGTGAGCAGGCTGTGTGGGCTAATGCCATGAAAGAAGAACTTCAAGCTTTAGATGCCAACAAAACTTGGAGTGTAGTTCAACTTCCAAAAGGAAAAAGGGTTGTTGGTAGCAAATGGATTTTTAAAACTAAATTCATGCCAGATAAAACAGTTGAAAGATACAAAGATCGATTGGTGGCTAGAAGATTCATTCAAACCTATGTGGTGGATTGCAAGGAGACATTTGCTCCTATGGCCAAGATGAACACAATTAAAGTACTTTTGTCTATTGCAGTAAACCAATCATGGCCCTTGtatcaaatggatgtaaaaaaCGTTTTTTTACATGGAGAATTAGAAGAAGTCTACATGCAGCTTCCTCTAGGTCATCCTCAAGCAAATGATCTGAGACTGGTTTGCAGGCTGCACAAGTCTTTGTAAGGGCTGAAGCAATCTCATATGGCTTGCTACTCTAAGTTAAGTTGTGTTTTGGACGCTAAGTTCAAAAGAAGCAGTGCAGACTCTTCCATGTTTGTGAGAATTGGTCAACATGGCAAGTTGGTGGTACTTGTGTAAGTTCATTATCTTATTATTACATGTGATAATGAGGATGAAATCAACACTCTTAAACATTCCTTGCATCAGAGGTTTGCGATCAAGGATTTGGGAGTATTGAAATACTTTCTCGGTATAGAGATGGCAACTTCAACCAAGGGTTTGTTTCTCAATCAGAGAAAGTATTTACTAGATCTTTTAGAAGAAGCCAAGATGACAGATTACAAGCCTAGTGTCACACCTCTTGACAGCAAGCTGAAACTAGAAGTAGAAGGTGATAAATTCAACAATGTGGAAATGTATCAGAGGCTTGTTGGAAAGTTGATTTATCTCACCATAACCGGACCAGACATCTCCTTTGCAATGAGCTTGGTGAGTCAATTTATGCTTTCACCTATTGAGGAACATTTTCAAATTGTCAAGAGGATTCTTCGATATCTTAAAGGTTCTATTGGTCGAGGTATATCGATGAAGAACAATCATCACACCAAAATCATGGGATTTTCTGATGCGGATTGGGCTGGAAATTCATGTGATCGTAAGTCAACAACTGGATATTGTACTTTGGTGGGAGGGAACCTGGTAACATGGAAGAGCAAGAAGCAAAGTGTTATTGCTTGTTCAAACGCAGAAGATGAGTATCGCGCTATGGCTTCTACCACTTGTGAGTTGATATAGTTGAAGTGTCTCCTTTTTTATTTAGGATTTCCTCATGCTCAACATATTCTCATGTTTTGTGACAATCAAGTGACAATGCTCATTGCTGCCAACCCTGTTTTTCACGAGCGCACTAAGCATATAGAGGTGGACTGCCACTATGTTCGCTCTCAAGTTCAAAACAAAGTGATCAGCTTTGTGTTCACTCGAAGCTATGACCAGTTAGCAGATATCTTCACCAAATCTCTTCCCTCAGCTCAATTTCTTCGAATTCTTTCCAAGCTTGGATCCATCAATCTTTTGGATCCGGCTTGAGGAGGAGTATTGAGAGTTGGTGGTACTTGCCACCATACCTTATTGGTATTTGGTTGTGTGGTGATTACCACCAGTTTGGTTAATTGAGTATGGTGATGTTACTGATGTATTCAAGCTTGATTATAGGAATTGTTGTATAATAGAATGGTGGTAAGCATAGTATGGGCTTCTGTTAGAGTTAGTGGAAAATGTGATTTGTGCctttcctatatataggctctTGTATATGGTTTAATTCACAATATACAAATCTATCTTCATCTAAAATATCTTTAGATACAAAAGCTCTGTGATAACTTGGGAGCATCTTCTCGAGTCTAGCTGAGCATCATTGAAGAATACCGTAGCTTCTTGAAGAACAGCACCCTTCTCAATCCCAGAAAACAGAGTGGCACTCTTCATAGTCACCATCATCATATTTCTTTACACGAGGCTGAGCCGCCATTGCATACCTGAATATCTATCAAAACTGTGATGGAAAACTAATTCCAAGTATGGAGAACTAATTCTGGGTCTTTCGGTATGTGAAAAACCTCTAATGGTCTGATTATATAGACAGGTATAACAAACTTGGAAAAGAAATCGCATTCCTTTAAGATCCTGTTCCTTAAAGAATTACGTCTCCTGACTAAATAATGACATCAGAACCTTAGTTTCTGGTATCTAATAGGAGAAACAAACGTAGCTGATCTTACCTAAGAGAATCTCGGTATGACATTATCATGCATTCAATCACATCAAATAGAGGAAAAAGTGAATTAATAAAGAGAATAGAAGATTGAAGAGATTCAACCACCAAGTGCAACACAATCACattaagagagaaaaaaaaaaggaacgtTAAGAAAAAGAAGCGAACCTGACATCTGAAACTCCGGCAGCTTCTTGCCGAAAATCCACCAACTGTTCAGCGTTGCCGAAATGAGCTGCTTCCTTCTTTTGGTACCATTTAATCTTAGAAACATGCACTGAACAACGGATTTCCACATAGTATACCATCTTTTGCTCCTTTGATCTAAACGATCATTACCAGGTAGAAGAGCAGACCTGAAGTTATCTTCAATGATTGAACCTAAAGATGCTAAGGACATCCCTGTTACTGAACCTACCTAGGGAATTGTTCAACTTATCAGAAGGCTCCTTATAAGAATTCTAACCCTGCCTTGTGAGATAAGGCACAAACGCCATGGACCAGATGAGACGGAATATCAGAACTAAAAGAAGGTTCGCTAATTGAATATATGGAAGGGACTGAGAGTAACATTTCCTGGAACTTCAGATGGCAATGGTTTTCACACAACTATCCATCAGATAAATGGAAGTACAGTTTCAAACTCGCAGAGTGGAATAAATTTCTGCTGGTTTAATTAATAGTTTCAATAGGAATTGCTATGAGCCCAAGGACAGagaaataaagaagaagacttgGAGAACCAAGGTTAGGGGATGATGAGAAAACCAGGAACAGTAACCCTAATAGGATTTACATTGGTGCACACCTCACTACAGACAACCAAATGGCTTATCATACAGATAAGGAATAGAAAAACTGCTGAAACAGACGAGTTTTAATATACGCAGAACTGACCACAAGATACAGAGACGAGTTGAAATATTAGCCTCAGAATCAAGTGTACTTGAAATTAAACCAGCATCACAATCTTGTCCACGATTAGGCATTGGTATGGAACATGTTACATCTTATATTTAATATTAGTATCTGTACACAGCTACGATATGCCAAATTACAATGCAATGGTTTACATCTCAtatagtaatatatatatatatatatatatatatatatatattcctatAAGGCTtttaaacaaagaaaaattattacaAAGAATTTCATCTAAAAATCACCTAGTATCTTCAGCTGCTCTCAAGTTCTCTTAGTTTAGTCCCCATGCCTGCAAATCAGTAGAGGATAAATTACCTGACTCATTCTTCTTACTGTCCAAATTCATCATCTTAAAAAAGCAAA
This genomic interval from Argentina anserina chromosome 1, drPotAnse1.1, whole genome shotgun sequence contains the following:
- the LOC126793384 gene encoding uncharacterized mitochondrial protein AtMg00810-like is translated as MDKHDPKAVKCIFLGYSSTHKGYKVYNPHTKKRLVHTGAADTEQDKHDESNSGNFSDGSENLDDVATEFENAFSTPESPHETADDGVIHSEEVVDDDDQASPTKRRYLGRIRQPSLKLQDYKRFAIKDLGVLKYFLGIEMATSTKGLFLNQRKYLLDLLEEAKMTDYKPSVTPLDSKLKLEVEGDKFNNVEMYQRLVGKLIYLTITGPDISFAMSLVSQFMLSPIEEHFQIVKRILRYLKGSIGRGISMKNNHHTKIMGFSDADWAGNSCDRKSTTGYCTLVGGNLVTWKSKKQSVIACSNAEDEYRAMASTTCELI